The following are encoded together in the Triticum dicoccoides isolate Atlit2015 ecotype Zavitan chromosome 6B, WEW_v2.0, whole genome shotgun sequence genome:
- the LOC119320428 gene encoding uncharacterized protein LOC119320428, giving the protein MMEDNEVDRLSKLPDDVLLNIVERLDIADAARTTILSTRWKQIPAILSKVVIVAGSFEPKHERRKITSDDIVRANTTVLEAARCILGRRAGSLSTIHLLCMQFYLGDESVFIGQTVANTIATQKVASAEFTIMTKVRRNCSVDELLTYGRQFMSFFGSCPNTFGGLARLTLENLRLGDSDFPKIFSICNQLEFLRLQQCDAGNMSLLEVEHEQLRELLIFCSSIKRVDLKCVPKLTILKFNAFMSPEDPFCLGYVPLLQTVTIINAGLSRHKMLKLSELLGKTAISILHLNFKCEKIWVKPEGRKQLLPVFQKLRLVNLINISEERDLTWTMFILQGAPALKELCIMVRDHLCEMTTGEVRKRFTYSEKKDKGLEWEPSSPDFKHHNLVEVRIYGFQAEDKFMRYARNVVEAAVNLEAMNLYRNPGCDKCKHTLPGQWTWTEMLLIRDKINNGMSSHARIHFPS; this is encoded by the exons ATGATG GAGGACAATGAGGTTGATAGgctcagcaagttgcctgatgacgtTTTGCTCAACATTGTGGAGCGACTTGATATCGCTGATGCTGCACGAACCACCATCCTCTCGACACGTTGGAAACAGATCCCTGCGATACTCTCAAAGGTTGTCATCGTGGCTGGATCTTTTGAGCCCAAGCATGAAAGGAGGAAGATAACCTCAGATGATATAGTTCGGGCCAACACCACCGTGCTGGAAGCTGCTAGGTGCATACTGGGAAGGAGGGCTGGGAGTCTATCCACCATTCACCTGTTGTGCATGCAATTCTACTTGGGAGATGAGTCTGTTTTCATTGGCCAGACTGTTGCCAACACCATAGCAACACAAAAGGTCGCTTCAGCCGAGTTTACAATCATGACGAAGGTGCGCAGAAATTGTTCTGTTGATGAACTGCTCACTTATGGGAGGCAGTTCATGTcattctttggttcgtgtccaaacACATTTGGTGGTCTTGCACGCCTCACGCTAGAGAATTTGAGGTTGGGTGATTCAGACTTCCCCAAAATTTTCAGTATATGCAATCAACTGGAGTTCCTCCGTCTCCAACAGTGTGATGCGGGGAATATGTCTTTGCTGGAAGTGGAACACGAGCAGCTCCGTGAATTACTGATTTTTTGTAGCAGTATTAAGAGGGTTGATCTGAAGTGTGTACCAAAGCTCACAATACTGAAATTTAATGCTTTTATGTCTCCAGAAGACCCCTTCTGTCTGGGCTATGTCCCACTGCTTCAGACTGTGACCATCATTAATGCTGGTCTTTCGCGGCACAAGATGCTCAAGTTAAGCGAGTTGCTGGGTAAGACGGCCATAAGCATCCTCCATTTGAACTTCAAATGTGAAAAG ATTTGGGTGAAACCAGAAGGTCGAAAGCAATTGCTACCGGTGTTCCAAAAACTAAGGCTTGTGAATTTGATCAACATTTCTGAAGAACGTGATCTGACTTGGACGATGTTCATACTCCAAGGTGCACCCGCCCTTAAGGAACTATGCATCATG GTGAGGGATCATTTATGTGAAATGACAACCGGGGAGGTGAGGAAGAGGTTTACGTATAGCGAGAAGAAGGACAAAGGACTAGAATGGGAACCATCCTCCCCTGATTTCAAGCACCACAATCTGGTTGAGGTCAGGATCTATGGGTTTCAGGCAGAAGACAAATTCATGAGGTATGCCAGAAATGTGGTGGAGGCAGCGGTGAACCTGGAGGCCATGAACCTATATAGAAATCCAGGGTGTGATAAGTGCAAGCACACGCTTCCAGGTCAGTGGACATGGACGGAGATGTTATTGATCAGAGACAAAATCAACAACGGGATGTCGTCACATGCCAGGATTCACTTCCCAAGCTGA